TTAATCTTGCCCCTTTAGAATGAGATTCCtcttaaaaatattaatcaaTCTGAATGAAAGCTTAGCTTTAGTGCTATGGTGTGCTTATAAACATTATTTGGCATTGCTTAAAAAGCTCAGCTTTAGTGTTATGGTGTTCTTATAAACATTATTCTGCATTGCTTACACTTGTTGGCTCTACTATGATGCAGGTATGGGTTCATATCTGTTGGAGACTCTGAATGATCGCtacagcaaaaaactggttcagACATACAGTGTGTTCCCTAATCAGATGGAAACAAGTGATGTGGTGGTCCAGCCATATAACTCACTTTTGACACTTAAGCGATTAACACTTAATGCTGACTGTGTTGTTGTCCTTGATAACACTGCATTAAATAGGATAGCTGTTGAGCGCCTTCATCTATCAAATCCCACCTTTGCTCAAACGAATTCTTTAGTTTCTACTGTTATGTCAGCCAGTACAACTACTCTGAGATATCCCGGATACATGAACAATGACTTGGTTGGACTTCTTGCATCTTTAATTCCAACACCGAGATGCCATTTTCTAATGACCGGATATACACCTCTTACAGTGGAGCGTCAGGTAAGTTTATGCTTTATGTTCATaattatatgtattaaatatatGTCTATTTATATAAGGGCGAAGGCTGAAGAGTGAATTGGAAATGACCTTTTGGAATCACTTTGCTTTGTTTTAAGAGAATACTGACTGTTTAATGTGGATGTGTCTTTTCTGCAGGCAAATGTCATTCGTAAAACTACTGTATTGGACGTTATGAGACGACTTCTGCAGGCAAGAAAATTTTCTTTTAGGTTCTTATGGTAGAGTTACCACCAGTTAGGTATACAACTGatgaatcttttttttttttagacaaaaaACATCATGGTTTCCTCTTATGCTAGAAATAAAGAAGCTAGTCAAGCAAAGTACATATCAATATTGAACATTATTCAAGGAGAAGTGGATCCTACTCAGGTATGACAATAGTTATAGAGTTGCAAGACTGATATAAATCTTTGTGATAAAATCATTGGGTTGTGTTGCTCTTTAATTTCAAATACGGCTTAATCCCAACattttaattttttgcaaaatgtttGGGAGTATtttttatattcatttttttcCAAATCAGGTTCATGAAAGCTTGCAGAGGATTCGGGAAAGGAAGCTTGTGAACTTCATTGAGTGGGGCCCTGCTAGCATTCAGGTTTTTCTTATCTGTAAAACTAATTTCTAAATTCACTCTTTGTTTTTATCTTTTTATCTAGAGTCATGCGATCTTTGTTTTTTGCTGTTTCAAGGTTGCATTGTCAAGAAAATCTCCATATGTTCAAACTGCACATAGGGTAAGTACTTGTTCCTTTGTTtgtcataattttttattttctatttattgaATTGCTAAAGATTCATGGACATGTTATTGAGGATCTAGATCAAATCATAACTTCATTTAAAATTAGGAAGGAATGATGGAAACATTAGTAAAAGGAGCTATCTTTGTGTTACTCAAATGCGAAAAGATTATATGGAAACAGCACAGGAAAAAatgatattaatattaataatttggTGGGAGAGTTTTGGGTTGACATTGATCTTCCATGTTTTGTTATTGAAGAGATTGCCAGTAAACTGAAATTATAGTGGGAACTGGGAATCGGGGAAAAATAAAAGAGTGCACTAAAGCATTTCCTTCTTGTTGTATCTTTTAGGTCAGTGGTCTTATGCTGGCAAGTCATACTAGTATCCGGCATCTTTTCAGCAAGTGTTTAAGCCAATACGAGAAGCTGAGAAAGAAGCAAGCTTTTCTTGACAACTACAGGAAGTTCCCAATGTTCGCTGTAAGTTGCCAGACAAAGAATTATTAAGAGTTTCAATTGAAATatattttgcctattgtttgccATGGCCAGTATGACAGATTCTCTTTTTACTCTAAACAGTTGGAATGATTgctgaatttttttgttttatttttattttatccaTGCTTGCTTGATTTTCAAGTTCTAATTAGTGAGGACAATTGGTGATGAATAAACCCTTCCAACGTAGTGGCCATAGTCTGTGTTATGTATTGTTTGCAACTTAGAGACTGATTTCATTGTATAATATACATGGACAGGACAATGACCTTTCAGAATTCGACGAATCAAGAGACATAATTGAGAGTTTAGTTGATGAATACAAGGCCTGTGAGTCCCCAGACTACATCAAATGGGGAATGGAGGTGATTGCTTAGCTTGTGTTTGCATGTATTTGTACATTTTCAACATTCAAATAGCTCATAAATGAATTTTATTTCTTTCTGCAGGATCCGAACCATGCTCTAACTGGGGAAGGCAATGCTTCTGGAACAGTTGACCCAAAATTAGCAGGGTAAACGAAAGTCAGTTACGATGAAGTGCTGCTAAGAAATAAAGGTTACAATGATGTACATACAGACATAAACATGCATGCTGATGATGAATCCATTGAATATAAAATCCTGGGTTGCAGGTTCAAACAGAGGTTCCAAAAGTAGGTTATATGAAGAAAATCTTTAGCAGTTGATTGCGTTGTGAGTTTTGGGTTTGGTGTTTTGGTGGAATATTCATTGGTTTGTGGTGTGATTCTGTAGTTGATCTTCCAACTTGTTAATTATCGTTGCTGTAATTAACTCTAGGGAATACAGAATCTCACTGTATCTTTTTTTTTGTCCGTTTGATCTTGCTTGTGGAGAATTTAGGGAATGTAGTCCACACATTTGAATTGCAGCTGGGTTATCAGATTCTCGGCCGGCCTACCTTGATGCCGAATAGTTTTTGCTTTGTTTTTTAATCAAGCACTCGGGAATGTGTGGTACCGGCCCATGTGATGGCCATAATTTCTAACACCATGTGATGCATATTGTGGCATGGTTAGAAGGATTGGCCCAATTTGTGTTGATTTCTAATGTTGGTACATAGTGATTATTATCTTTCTGCTTACCTTTTTATGGTCTCTGACTAAAGTGGTATAAGAGGAGttcatttaaattattttttatactcaatttaataaatattataagttATTAGTGGAATACACAtgccaaaatagtatttttgctCACTGTTTTTTTTCCtatcaactaattaaaataacttaaataaaatgcAATAAAAAGACACATATTTTGCGATTTATTAAATTTAGTCTATGAGTCTATTGTATTAAGATTTGGGGAAGCTTGAAGGTTTCAAGCTTTTGTGGGGTTCATGTAGCTTGTTGGGAGGGCTTTGAATACAAAAGTTAAGGATCATTTAAAATGAGTGTTCTAGTTCTATATATAATGGTTGGGGTTAATTAATTCTCTTAGCGGGGATTTATCACTAACATTTCCTATTAATTCGGGTCTAAATGCTAGTTAATACAATGTTGTAATAGAAACGGTGGTGGGCTTGTGTGTATCATACGAGACCCATTTATGAGGTTGCAGTCACAAACTTTTGGGGAGACGCCCCTGACAGTGTCAGTGGGTTGCTACACGTTTTTCCACGTTAGGTAACATATTGGAATATGTTGTTTGCTGTCTGTATGGACTTGGCACTGCAACTTGAAGGAACAATAACTTTGTAAGACGGTTGCTTGTGGACCAGGGTCGTTGTGCATCACACTTGACACTTCTCTCCAAGCCATGAGGACAATCCGTTCAGGCCAGGAGGACTAGAGGAACATGAGATCAGGATCTAATTACTGTCACTTGTTAATTGGTGAAAAGACGGACAACTTTAAAAAAAGAAATTATAATTATGAAACTTTGTTGTTGAAGTTGTATTCTTgctataattaaaattattaaagaaaaaaacccTCTCTTATTGTGGGTTGTCTTAGACTGATTTTTGTAGTTTAAAAAGTCTTTAAAAGTCAATAATTTCAAAGTTGTTGAAAGGCTCATATATAAATAATGAGCCACCTAttattaaaaatatctatatccATTAATAACTAATTTTTGGTCTGCTGTCTTGTCTATTGACATGGTCTGCTGTCTTTTTGTCTCAATTGGAGTGAATTTTTTTGATCTGATTACTGGAAGGGAGAGGATCGATTTCTTTAATGGCTTCATCAAGTGCTACCATAGAAGATTTGGACGCAAGATGGGGAGATTTTTCTATTGCAGAGGAAGATGGACATGGGGTAATCCTTGAGGGCGATACAGAAACAATAGAAGATGATCTCTTTGATGCGAGATGGTGCCTCGTAGGCAAACTGCTGGGAGGAAGAGTTGCCGATTTTGATGCTCTTAGAAACGTCCTGGCTTCATTATGGCGGCCTGTGAAGGGGATGTTTGTGAAACAGTTGGAGCCAAACaggtttttatttcaattttgcCACGAAATTGATATCAATAGGGTGTTAGAGGGGTCTCCTTGGACCTTCAATCGTTCTCCTCTTATACTGGAAAGGCTGAAAATGGGGGATGATCCTAGATTGATTCCTCTGAATACAATGGATATCTGGGTTCAAGTCTACAATCTTAAAGCGGGTTTTATGTCTGACCGAGTTCTCAAAGCATGTGGAGGCTTTATCGGTACATTTATCTCATCTTGCCCTAAGAACTATACTGGTGTTTGGAGGGAATTCTTGAGGGTGCGGGTCAGAATCAACATTGAACAACCACTGAAGAGGAGGATGAAGATACAAAACTCAAAGGGAGAGGCGTTATGGGCAGAGTTCAAATATGAGAGGTTACCCACGTTTTGTTTCATTTGTGGTATCCTTGGGCATTCAGAGAAGTTCTGTATAAAGTTGTTTGAAGCAGAAACAGAGCACTTACCCAAACCATATGGCTTGTTCATGAGAGCTCCTGACCGAAGGCAAGGGAAGCAGATCGGTGCTCCATGGCTCCTTGAGAACATAGCCCGACCAGCCTCATCGCATCAGGATGGGAGTTCGCCGCCGACGAACATGGAGGCCGACCGTTCTATGGCTCGGGGTGGACGAGATTCTCAGGTACATGCGGCGGGAATGGAGGGAGTCGGAGTTAATGCAATGGCTAGAAATCTGGGGGAGAGGCGCGGTTTCAGCAGGGAATCAGATCTCATGAATGGTGCCGTTGCAATGGGAGGAAATCGTGGAATAGCGGTTTCTATGGGGAATAAAGGAGGTAGCAATCAAGCTGGTGCAATTATGGGAGATTCTGACTTAAATGTTGGCGTTGATATGCTGAATGAACGGGATGGAGGCTGTCAAAATAATGAGGGATTTTTACTTGTTGACCCTAAGAGAAGAAGGGTTCAAATGGGCCAAATGGAGGGGATGGATTTGGGCCGTACTAATGCTATGGATCTGGGCCGAGAAGATGTGGGGGAAGAGGCAACTCGGGCTGGGCTTTTATCTAATAATGAGGGTATAGGTCCAACTTTAAATGCTGGTTTGGATACACAAGATGCTAATAGAGGTGAAAACTCTGAAGGTGGCATTTTTCCAAAAAATGTGTTGGAGGCGGGTACCAACTCTTGGGCCCGCCAAGAATTATGAGTGTATTAAGCTGGAATTGTCGGGGGCTTGGGAACCCACGGGCTCTTCAATTCCTTAAGGAAATTATTTTCCAAAAGAAACCCAATGTAGTCTTTTTATGTGAAacttttattaataaagaaagAGTGAGTTTTATTAAGTGGCAATTGGGATTTGAGGGTGTTTTTGTGGTAGATGCGCATGGTCATAGCGGAGGTTTAATTATGTTTTGGCGGAAAGCGGAAGAGGGTAGGCTTTTGAGCTATAGTTTCAACCATATTGATATTGCGTTGAAATTAGAAAATCATCCTGAATTTCGCTTAACTGGTTTTTATGGTGAACCGCAACGCAACTTACGCCACAATACTTGGAGGAAAATTAAACAGCTAGCAGGAGATTCAGAGTTGCCTTGGTGTCTTATTGGTGATCTCAATAATGTGCTATATCAATGGGAAAAAAGAGGTGGTCGCGCTTATCCCTGTAGTTTAATTAATGGCTTCCAGGAGACTCTGAACGATTGTGGGTTGAGCGATATGGAGATGATGGGCCATCCTTTTACTTGGGAAAGAGGGCGAGGTACGCCAAATTGGATTGAGGTGAGACTTGATTGTGCTCTCATCTCACATCCTTGGAGGTCATTATTTTTTGCAGCTAAACTGGTCAACCTTGAGACTTCTGTTTCTGATCATTCTCCCATTTGGTTGGATCTTGCTTACCAAGTGCGACATCCAGTCATAAGGAGGTTTCGATTTGAGAATGCTTGGGCTCGGGAGCCTATGTGCCGCCAAATTGTATCTGATCAATGGAGAGCGCTTAGTGCTGATTCTTTCCAGGAAAAAATAAAGTGTTGCAGTACTGCTCTCGCGGAATGGGGGAAGGACATTACAGGTAAATTTAAGGAGCGTATAAGTCAATGTAATTGTTTATTGAAGCAGTTGAAAGGCCAGAGAGATGAGGAGTCTATTCGTCGGTACCAGGAGATTCACAGCTGTCTCTTCGAGGTACTCACACAGAAAGAGATATTTTGGCGCCAAAGATCGAAGCAGTTGTGGTTACAAGCTGGTGACCAAAACACAAAATTTTTCCATGCATGTGCAAGTACCAAGAAAAGAATTAACCAGATTTCTTCCCTCAAGGATGATCATGGCACATGGGTGGATTGGGAGCATGGTTTGGGCGAGGTAATTGTTGATTATTTCAGAAGCATCTTTGCAGCCTCTACTACCTCTTGGGAAAGAGTTACTGAGTGTGTCCCAGAGAGCATAACAGAGGAAATAAATATGGAGCTACTTCTACCAGTGGATGACAGCGAAGTCAAGGCAGCCCTGTTTCAAATGCACCCAGACAAATCGCCAGGACCAGATGGGTTCAATCCTGGGTTTTACCAGAAATTTTGGGACATTGTGGGTCCTGATGTGGTACGTTTGGTTCAACATTTTTTTATGTTTGCTGAGTTTCCTGATCACCTAAATCAAACCCATATTATTCTTATCCCTAAGAAGTCTAAACCTGAGTCCATGAGTGACCTTAGGCCCATTGCTTTATGCAATGTGATTTATAAAATTGCTTCCAAAGTTGTGGCCAACAGATTGAAAAAGGTACTCCATAACATTATTTCTGAGACCCAAAGTGCTTTTATTCCTGGTAGGCTCATAACAGATAACATTATGGCTTCTTTTGAGGTTATGCATTATCTCAAGAGGAAATCAACAGGAAAGGATGGATTCATGGCTCTCAAACTGGATATGAGTAAGGCATATGACAGGGTTGAATGGGGTTTTCTGCATGCAATGTTAAAAAAGATGGGTTTCAGCGACCATTGGATAAAGATTGTGATGCGGTGTGTGAGCTCTGTTTCCTATAAGATTATCTCGGGGTGCCATGAACTGGGTCCAATAATACCGAGCAGAGGATTGAGACAAGGTGATCCCTTATCCCCTTATCTCTTTATTATTTGTGCAGAAGGATTCTCAGCCTTAATCACAGACTATGTAAGGAGAGGCAAGGTACAGGCGTGTAAAGTGGCTAGGGGGGCTCCTAAGGTCTCTCATATGTTCTTCGCAGATGATAGTTATCTATATTGCAAAGCTACAGAGAGTGCAGCGAACAATGTGATGGAACTTCTTGGCTACTTTCAATTGGCCTCGGGGCAACAGGTGAATCTAAGTAAATCTTCGGTCTTCTTTAGTACCAATACAAGAGCTGATGTTAGAAATAAGATCTGTGATATGCTGAAGGTGAGTGAAGCAGGGGAGTCTTGTACATACTTGGGACTTCCGAATATTTTGGGCAGAAATAAGAACTCCATTCTTGGTTTTTTGAAGGAGAAGATGAGGAAAAAGATCCAAAGCTGGGAGGGGAAGTTCCTCTCGAAAGCGGGTAAGGAAATATTAATCAAGACAGTGGCTCAATCCCTACCGAGTTACGCTATGAATGTTTTCTTGTTACCATTGGGGATGTGTCAGGAAATGGAACAACTTATGTGCAGCTACTGGTGGAAGTCTTCCTCAAGAAACAACCAAGGTATACATTGGAAGAGTTGGGAGAAGTTGTCAATTCATAAGTCTAAAGGCGGGATGGGCTTTCGAAATTTACACGATTTCAACCTGGCCCTGCTTAGTAAACAAGGATGGCGTCTACTATGTCAACCTAACACTCTGGTTACCAGGATTTACACAGCAAGATATTTTGGGGGTGGGAATTTTTTGACTGCAGAATTAGGAAGTAACCCTAGCTTTATTTGGCGAAGTATATTTGAGTCTAAGGAGATTGTGAGTGCCGGGGCAAGGAGAAGAATTGGTAATGGGTCTCAGACGATTATTACTCGTGATCCTTGGTTACCTTGCGTAGTGAATCCGAGAATTAGTACTACCCACCCAACCTTAGCCGAGGAAAAGGTAGAAGCTCTGATGATCACTGGGAGAGTTGCCTGGGATGACGACTTGGTTCGTGATTTGTTCAATCAAAGGGATGCTAATCTTATTTTAGGCATTCCTTTACACTCTAGTCGTCAGGTAGATGCGTGGTTTTGGGCTTTTGAGTCCTCAGGTCGACATACTGTGAAGAGCGCATATCGATATTTGCAGCAGATCAAGGATGATGGGTCTCGGATCGACAGATCGAGTTTTTGGAACAATCTATGGAAGCTTCGGGTACCCCCAAAAGTTAAAGATTTGCTGTGGAGAGCATCTTCTAATTGTCTGCCCACTAAGGTTCATCTTCGTCTTAAACATGTGGATATCGACCCTACATGTCCGGTGTGCCAGGTTAGTAGGGAATCTATCAACCATTGCTTAGTGGAATGCCCCTTTGCGCGAGCCAGTTGGGCTCGTACAGGCATCGGTGTGTGCACTAGTGTGGAAGGGACTTTCTCTGCTTGGTTGGAGTCTTTATTCTACACCTTGGATGATGAGCAGAGGAAAATTGTAGCTATGACATGTTGGGCCCTTTGGAGGGTGAGAAATGATTGTGTGTGGAACGGAAAAGTTGCTAGGGTGGCAA
This genomic interval from Humulus lupulus chromosome 8, drHumLupu1.1, whole genome shotgun sequence contains the following:
- the LOC133797541 gene encoding tubulin gamma-1 chain, which produces MPREIITLQVGQCGNQIGMEFWKQLCLEHGINKDGILEDFATQGGDRKDVFFYQADDQHYIPRALLIDLEPRVINGIQNSEYRNLYNHENIFVSDHGGGAGNNWASGYHQGKGVEEDIMDMIDREADGSDSLEGFVLCHSIAGGTGSGMGSYLLETLNDRYSKKLVQTYSVFPNQMETSDVVVQPYNSLLTLKRLTLNADCVVVLDNTALNRIAVERLHLSNPTFAQTNSLVSTVMSASTTTLRYPGYMNNDLVGLLASLIPTPRCHFLMTGYTPLTVERQANVIRKTTVLDVMRRLLQTKNIMVSSYARNKEASQAKYISILNIIQGEVDPTQVHESLQRIRERKLVNFIEWGPASIQVALSRKSPYVQTAHRVSGLMLASHTSIRHLFSKCLSQYEKLRKKQAFLDNYRKFPMFADNDLSEFDESRDIIESLVDEYKACESPDYIKWGMEDPNHALTGEGNASGTVDPKLAG
- the LOC133795511 gene encoding uncharacterized protein LOC133795511, whose translation is MASSSATIEDLDARWGDFSIAEEDGHGVILEGDTETIEDDLFDARWCLVGKLLGGRVADFDALRNVLASLWRPVKGMFVKQLEPNRFLFQFCHEIDINRVLEGSPWTFNRSPLILERLKMGDDPRLIPLNTMDIWVQVYNLKAGFMSDRVLKACGGFIGTFISSCPKNYTGVWREFLRVRVRINIEQPLKRRMKIQNSKGEALWAEFKYERLPTFCFICGILGHSEKFCIKLFEAETEHLPKPYGLFMRAPDRRQGKQIGAPWLLENIARPASSHQDGSSPPTNMEADRSMARGGRDSQVHAAGMEGVGVNAMARNLGERRGFSRESDLMNGAVAMGGNRGIAVSMGNKGGSNQAGAIMGDSDLNVGVDMLNERDGGCQNNEGFLLVDPKRRRVQMGQMEGMDLGRTNAMDLGREDVGEEATRAGLLSNNEGIGPTLNAGLDTQDANRGENSEGGIFPKNVLEAERVSFIKWQLGFEGVFVVDAHGHSGGLIMFWRKAEEGRLLSYSFNHIDIALKLENHPEFRLTGFYGEPQRNLRHNTWRKIKQLAGDSELPWCLIGDLNNVLYQWEKRGGRAYPCSLINGFQETLNDCGLSDMEMMGHPFTWERGRGTPNWIEVRLDCALISHPWRSLFFAAKLVNLETSVSDHSPIWLDLAYQVRHPVIRRFRFENAWAREPMCRQIVSDQWRALSADSFQEKIKCCSTALAEWGKDITGKFKERISQCNCLLKQLKGQRDEESIRRYQEIHSCLFEVLTQKEIFWRQRSKQLWLQAGDQNTKFFHACASTKKRINQISSLKDDHGTWVDWEHGLGEVIVDYFRSIFAASTTSWERVTECVPESITEEINMELLLPVDDSEVKAALFQMHPDKSPGPDGFNPGFYQKFWDIVGPDVVRLVQHFFMFAEFPDHLNQTHIILIPKKSKPESMSDLRPIALCNVIYKIASKVVANRLKKVLHNIISETQSAFIPGRLITDNIMASFEVMHYLKRKSTGKDGFMALKLDMSKAYDRVEWGFLHAMLKKMGFSDHWIKIVMRCVSSVSYKIISGCHELGPIIPSRGLRQGDPLSPYLFIICAEGFSALITDYVRRGKVQACKVARGAPKVSHMFFADDSYLYCKATESAANNVMELLGYFQLASGQQVNLSKSSVFFSTNTRADVRNKICDMLKVSEAGESCTYLGLPNILGRNKNSILGFLKEKMRKKIQSWEGKFLSKAGKEILIKTVAQSLPSYAMNVFLLPLGMCQEMEQLMCSYWWKSSSRNNQGIHWKSWEKLSIHKSKGGMGFRNLHDFNLALLSKQGWRLLCQPNTLVTRIYTARYFGGGNFLTAELGSNPSFIWRSIFESKEIVSAGARRRIGNGSQTIITRDPWLPCVVNPRISTTHPTLAEEKVEALMITGRVAWDDDLVRDLFNQRDANLILGIPLHSSRQVDAWFWAFESSGRHTVKSAYRYLQQIKDDGSRIDRSSFWNNLWKLRVPPKVKDLLWRASSNCLPTKVHLRLKHVDIDPTCPVCQVSRESINHCLVECPFARASWARTGIGVCTSVEGTFSAWLESLFYTLDDEQRKIVAMTCWALWRVRNDCVWNGKVARVATVTNLAKNTLYQWTKAQDKFEVPTVAFLTEEDGAAIWSRPAAGTIKINVDAALFSESSSYSFACVARNDQGHTLEAISCCWNGVVSPELVEAMGMREALSWIKKKAWDKVTIETDCLTVVQALRSSISMDSYFGSLITECKGLWNDVKNIKILFVKRSANSVAHVLARASCHIADCTFRGGDFPPAILDVILKDSC